The following proteins are co-located in the Dyadobacter chenwenxiniae genome:
- a CDS encoding NUDIX hydrolase, producing the protein MKRNSLLALLNAYTPEDGIEKEMYQDTIAFIKAHPDCFERSLEIGHVTASGLVLSPDEQSVLLMHHQKLGRWLQPGGHCDGDPDTEQVARKEIWEETGIKHLELHKPGIFDVDIHLIPERKGLPAHNHYDIRYAFKAAPGQEIVVNDESLDVQWSSLNNVGQLNDSESVVRMIRKVTA; encoded by the coding sequence ATGAAGCGGAATAGTTTGCTTGCCCTCCTGAATGCCTATACGCCGGAAGATGGAATTGAAAAAGAGATGTATCAGGACACGATTGCATTTATAAAAGCGCATCCCGATTGCTTCGAACGTTCGCTGGAAATCGGGCACGTAACGGCTTCCGGGCTTGTGCTTTCTCCGGACGAGCAATCGGTGTTGCTCATGCATCATCAGAAACTGGGACGATGGTTGCAGCCGGGTGGACATTGCGATGGCGATCCTGATACAGAACAGGTTGCGCGCAAAGAAATTTGGGAAGAAACCGGGATTAAACATTTGGAATTACATAAGCCGGGCATCTTTGACGTTGACATTCACCTTATCCCGGAAAGAAAAGGGCTTCCCGCCCATAACCACTATGACATTCGGTATGCTTTTAAAGCCGCTCCCGGCCAGGAGATCGTTGTGAATGACGAATCGCTGGATGTGCAATGGAGTTCTTTAAATAATGTAGGGCAATTAAATGATTCAGAGTCGGTTGTCCGGATGATCCGGAAGGTTACTGCTTGA
- a CDS encoding S8 family peptidase: MAANQPGSMIGAAFEANYALYRTENDFLESPYEEITWLMAAERADSVGADVINSSLGYSEFDAEFDKPEYNYTYQDMDGKTTIVSRAARYATRTGILVVCSAGNEGNKVWRYVTAPADVDSVLTVGATNYERTYTALSSVGPNAAGQQKPDVAAVGLGTIIGNTSGNVASSNGTSFSSPLIAGFATILWQAYPNLSAQQLIDVIKKSGHQASAPDNLLGYGVPSAAKAEQIIQAQYTPLGTESDLLKEIVLSPNPVPDNASLTVPPHLIGKRATLSVYGLSGVRLSVFETRLVHVQPIAATQLSAGLYLVKIRVDNHEKALKFIKQ; this comes from the coding sequence ATGGCAGCCAATCAACCGGGATCTATGATCGGTGCAGCATTTGAGGCAAATTATGCGCTTTACCGCACAGAAAATGACTTTCTTGAATCGCCTTATGAAGAAATCACGTGGCTTATGGCCGCCGAACGCGCGGATAGTGTAGGTGCGGACGTAATCAATTCCTCATTGGGTTATAGCGAATTCGATGCGGAATTTGATAAGCCGGAATACAACTACACATATCAGGATATGGATGGAAAAACCACCATTGTGAGTCGCGCAGCACGTTATGCAACGCGTACCGGCATACTGGTGGTCTGTTCGGCTGGCAATGAGGGAAATAAGGTGTGGCGTTATGTAACCGCACCCGCAGATGTGGATTCTGTCTTAACAGTCGGAGCGACGAATTATGAGCGCACCTACACCGCATTAAGTTCTGTGGGGCCAAATGCTGCGGGCCAGCAAAAGCCGGACGTTGCTGCCGTAGGTTTAGGAACAATCATTGGCAACACCTCAGGCAATGTTGCCAGCAGCAACGGAACGTCGTTTTCGTCGCCATTAATAGCAGGTTTTGCAACAATTCTATGGCAGGCTTATCCTAATCTTTCGGCTCAGCAACTGATTGATGTCATCAAGAAATCGGGGCATCAGGCGAGTGCGCCGGACAATTTGCTAGGATATGGCGTTCCAAGCGCTGCAAAAGCGGAGCAGATCATTCAGGCTCAATACACGCCGCTGGGAACGGAAAGCGATTTGCTTAAAGAAATCGTGTTGTCGCCTAATCCCGTTCCGGACAATGCAAGCCTTACAGTTCCTCCGCATCTGATCGGTAAAAGAGCGACGCTTAGTGTTTACGGGTTAAGTGGAGTAAGATTAAGCGTTTTTGAAACAAGATTAGTCCATGTGCAACCGATTGCTGCGACGCAGCTTTCAGCCGGACTTTACCTGGTTAAAATCCGCGTGGATAACCATGAAAAAGCCTTGAAATTCATCAAGCAGTAA
- a CDS encoding DUF2911 domain-containing protein — MKKYLLSVSLAALLATTAIGQRTPQASPAATVMQSIGVTDFTVKYSRPALKGRKVFADSSELAPYNQIWRTGANMATTLEAGTDFSFGGKKVPAGRYALFSIPSGAAWTIILNKNFNQGGTQDYKESEDIARVMVVPTSAEFTESFKISIEPASDSTGYLNIAWSSVNVPVPLAVSTESLTMAGLNKAVAEKPEDVAALQSTAAYLLSKGKDLQVALSLADKAIGLKESYSNLWLKAQILSKLGKNAEALPVAQKALTLGGASNDAAFVSFFKGQIENGIKQIEAKVSAAPKQAASSVKGKKKKS, encoded by the coding sequence ATGAAAAAGTATTTATTATCGGTTTCCCTTGCCGCATTATTGGCCACCACAGCCATCGGACAGCGCACGCCACAAGCCAGTCCTGCCGCCACGGTAATGCAAAGCATTGGCGTTACTGATTTCACTGTAAAATATTCGCGACCAGCCCTCAAAGGAAGAAAAGTATTTGCCGACAGCTCCGAACTGGCGCCATACAACCAAATCTGGCGAACAGGCGCAAACATGGCGACCACATTGGAAGCCGGAACAGACTTTTCATTTGGAGGGAAAAAAGTGCCTGCCGGCAGATATGCTTTATTCTCTATCCCATCTGGCGCAGCCTGGACGATAATTTTGAATAAAAATTTCAACCAAGGCGGCACGCAGGATTATAAGGAATCGGAAGATATTGCGAGAGTAATGGTCGTTCCAACCTCAGCTGAATTCACCGAAAGCTTCAAGATCAGCATTGAGCCTGCTTCGGACAGCACGGGTTACCTGAACATTGCTTGGTCGTCCGTTAATGTCCCTGTGCCGCTTGCTGTTAGCACTGAGTCACTGACAATGGCCGGACTGAACAAAGCTGTTGCAGAAAAACCAGAAGACGTTGCCGCATTGCAGAGCACCGCTGCCTATCTATTATCCAAAGGCAAAGACCTGCAAGTAGCGCTTTCGCTGGCAGACAAAGCAATTGGCTTGAAAGAATCTTATTCTAATTTGTGGCTGAAAGCACAGATTTTGAGCAAGCTAGGCAAGAACGCAGAAGCATTGCCGGTTGCGCAAAAAGCATTGACATTAGGAGGCGCATCGAATGACGCCGCGTTCGTGAGTTTCTTTAAAGGACAAATCGAAAACGGAATCAAGCAAATCGAGGCGAAAGTTTCCGCTGCTCCCAAGCAGGCTGCTTCTTCTGTGAAAGGCAAGAAAAAGAAGAGTTAA